The Planctomycetota bacterium DNA window CCACCAGGATGTCGAACCCGCGCTGGAACTTGTCCCGGTGATAGGCCATGTCCGGAAGCCGGTAGACGTAGGACCCGTCCGTCTTGACGATCGGGCGGTCCTCCGTGTCCCCGTACTCCGAGGTCTTCAGGTAGACGGCGCCGTCCTTGCGGTAGGTGAGGCCCCAGCTTTCGAAGAAGTTGAGCACCTCCTCGACCTTGCCGCTCTTGTGGAGGGCTTCCTCGCTCGTCCAGACGTCGTAGCGGACCCGGAAGGCTTCGAGGTCCCGGCGGATTTCCTCGAGCAGCCGATCCTTGCCGAAGCGTTTGGCCCGTTCGAGGTCGACGGGGCCTCCCTGGGCGGCGAGCTCCCGCGCGAGCGCCTTCACGTAATCGCCCCGGTAGCAGTTCGGATCGGGCGGCTCGGGCGCGTCCGTCAGGCGCCAGAGGAGGGAGCGTCCGAGCATCTCGATCTGGTTGCCGGTGTCGTTGACGTAGAACTCGCGCGTGACGCGGAAGCCGGCGAAGTCGAGGATGTTGGCCAGGGAATCCCCGACCGCGGCCTGGCGTCCGTGGGCGATGTGGAGGGGCCCCGTGGGGTTGGCCGAGCAGTGCTCGACGAGCACGCGGCGCCCGCCGCCGAGGGCGGAGCGGCCGTAGCGGGGGCCTTCCTCGAGGATCCGCCGGAGCTCTCCGTGGTAAAACTCGGCGGACGCGGCAAGGTTGACGAAGCCGGCGCCGGCCGCCTCCACGCGGGCCAGGCCCGGCAGTCCGCGGCGGCGCAGCTCCGCCGCCAGCGCCTCCGCCAGCTCCCGCGGCGGGCGCTTGAGGGAACGCGCGAGGCGCAAGGGAACGCTCGTGGCCGCGTCCCCGAAGCGCGGGTCGGAAGGCGGCTCGAGGGCGGGACCGGGGATCTCCGCTCCCCACAGCGCCCGGGCGGCGTCGCGGACGGCGTCCGACCAGAGCTCTTCGACGTTCACGGGCGGTCCTCCCCGCTTCGCGGGCCGCTCACGGGCGGGCCGCGGCGCGCTTCCATCGGACGCGCGGCGCGTCCGCCCACAACCCCTCGAGGTCGTAGAAGCCCCGGTGATCTTCGTGGAAGATGTGCACCACGAAATCCCCGAAGTCCTGGACGATCCACCGGGCGTCCCGGACCCCTTCGATCCCGCGCTCGCGCACCCCCTTCTCCTTCATGGTCGCACGGAGCTCTTCGGTCATCGCGCGGGCCTGCCGTTCGTTGGACGCGGAGCAGACGACGAAATAGTCCGCGATGAAGGTGAGCTTGCGGAGGTCGAGGATCACGACGTCGGTGGCCTTCTTGTCCTCGCAGACCTTCGCGCAGGCGACGGCCAACTGCCGGGGCGTGGCGATATCTTCCTCCGAAAAGCGCGTCCGCGTTATTGACTATCAAAACCGGGCGGGGGCGTCAAGGCGGGGCTCTCACGAGCGGAAGAAAAGCAGCGTCACGAGCCCGAAGAGGGGCAGGAGGATTCCGCAGGACCAGAGCATGTAGCCGAAGAAGCTGGGCATCCGGACCCCGTTTTCCTCGGCGATGGCCTTGACCATGAAGTTGGGGCCGTTCCCGATGTAGGTGTTGGCGCCCATGAAGACGGCCCCGCAGGAGACCGCCTTGAGAAAGGAGGCCCCCAGGGGATGGGCGGCCAGCGCGCCGAGGTTTTCCGCCGAGAGCGCGGCGCCCGTCAGCTTGTTGACGACGCCGGTGGCCAGCGTCGCAAAGGTGAGGTACGTGGGGGCGTTGTCGAGGAAGCTCGAAAGCGCCCCCGTCATCCAGAAGAACTGCCAGGGCCGGGTGAGCTGGATTTCGCCCGAAGCTCCCTTGGCCTCCAGGAACTTGAGGGCCGGCACCATCGTGATGAAGATGCCGATGAAGAGCGCGGCCACCTCGATGATCGGGTGCCAGCCGAAGCGGTTGGCCTCGCGGACCGGTCGGGGCGTAAGCGCCAGCGACAGCGCCGCCATGGCGAGCATGCCTCCCACCTGGACGGCCGCCTGAACGTCGTGGTGGGGGCTGATCGCGTGGCCGTACTTGCCCATGACGTAGATGACGCCGATCACGCCCAGGAGCCACAGGAAGTTGAGCCCGCCTTCCACGCGCAGGGGTTCGCGAATCTCTCCTGCTGAGGAGTTCGGGATCCCCTCCTTGCTCCGCAGGACGCTGTCCAGGACGTAGAAAAGAGCCAGGAGGATCCCGTTGACGAGGAGCCAGGGGAGGAGAAGCTGAAGGGTCCAGAAGAAGGGAACCCCCCGCAGAAAGCCCAGGAAAAGCGGCGGGTCGCCGAGGGGGGTGAGCATTCCCGCCCCGTTGGACACGATGAAGATGAAAAAGATGACCAGGTGGACGCGCCGCGCGCGCTTTTCGTTGGCCCGAAGAAGCGGGCGGATCAGGAGCATCGAGGCGCCCGTCGTGCCGATGAAGCTGGCCAGGATCGCGCCGACGCCGAGGAGCGAGGTATTGACCGCGGGCGTGCCGGCCAGCGATCCCCGCAGGTACACTCCGCCGGAGATGATGAAAAGCGAGGCGAGCAGCGCGATGAAAGCCACGTATTCGCGAAGGCTGTGGTGAAGCCACTCGCCTCCGTGTTCGGCGCGGAAAAGGAGATATCCCAGGACCGGCAGGCTGGCCAGCACCGCCAGCAGCAGCTTGTTCCGGTTCTTCTCCCAGAAGTGGCCGAAGAAGAGGGGGGTGATCGCGATGACGAGCAGGAAGGCGGCAAAGGGGAAAACCGTCCAGGTCGGAGGCGCCTGCTCCGAGGCCAGAGCCGTGATCATCGAAGTTCCTCCCGCTGCCCGGCGCCTCATGATAGGTCGTCCGGAAGGGACGTCAACGCTTTCTTGGCGGCGTTACGGCTCGATCGCGTACTGGATCGCGTAGCGCGTGTTGGAGGGCCAGGGTTCCGCCGCGTCGGCCGGTTCCACGGAGACCACGTACGTTCCGTGGGCCGGAAGCGCCCAGGCGATTTCCTGGCGGCCTCGAACGGAGGCGGTCTGGAGGATCTCCTGGCGTGAGTCCCGCAGGCGGACCTTGAGGGTGAGCGGCGGCGCGGCGATGCCCTCGTTGAGGCGCAGGCGCAGTTTCGGAGGGGGCGGAGCGGGCGCTCGGCCTTCCCCGGCGGGCGCCTCGATCCGGTAATAGTCCGCGTCGAGCCCGGGGGGATCGAGCGTCGCCAGCGCGTATTCGCCCGGCCGCAGGGGAGTCGCCTGGATCCACGAGTCGTTGCACTCGTACGGATCCTTGCCGCCGGTCAGCCTGAGCTTGAGGGCGTTCAGAGGCGCTTCCGGATCCCCGGCGCGCCAGAGATATCCCTGGTTGAGGAGCCCGAATTCCCCCACGACCGCCTGAAGCTCCTTCAGGAGCGCGCGGTCCCGTTCGGGCGCCGGGCGTTCGCGCGCCTCACGGTCCAGATCCACCAGGTGCGGGAGCCGCGCGTAGAACGCCTCCCAATCCTTGTAGATGGGGGAAACGGGGAAGGGGTAGGGCTTCTCCTGCATCGCTCGCACATGGGCCGCCCCGCGGCGGAAGATCTCCTTGGCTTCATCCCAGCGCCCCCGTCGCCACGCGTAGATCCCCTGAAGGTAAAGGCAGTGGTTGATGAAGCCGTCCATCGTGTCCGGATAAAGCATCAGGCCGACGAAGGTCCGGTACTGCTTGTCGGGGCGGGCGAACAGCTCGTCCCGAGCCCGCTCCAGCCAGAGGATCGCCAGCTCGAAGGCGCTGCGCGGGCGCTCCGGGCGGCGCCGGTCGGGCGGCAGGTCGGCCTGAAGTTCCTCGTCGGTCTCGATCCGCCGCAGCAGATCGAGGTCGAGAAATCCGTCCCGCCAGGCCGGCTTGTGAAAGAGGATCCAGGCCTGTTCCAGCTTGAGGTGCGGATTGTCCGGAAGGCGGGCGTTGCCCTGCCGGATCCACTGTAGCCCGAACCGGATCCATTCCCACGCCTTCTCGCGGTCGGTGAATCCGTTGGCGACGTTGTAGGCCGCGTCCCAGGCCAGGTACGACCACACTTCCGGGTTGCGGGGCTGGAAGTAGGAGATGAACGTGAAGATCTCCTTCTCCTCGTACCAGCGTCTTTCCTCCCGGACGGACTTGAGCCGGATCCAGAGCACGTCGATCGCCACGGCGCGGAAGGCGCCGAAGAAAAGCGACGCGACGTACGTGGGCAGCATGTCCCCGGGCGGCACGTCGGCCAGGTTCCGGTACCGGTCCTCCTCGATCTTCTCGGGCTGCCGGTCCAGGCCCGCCGACTGCACCAGGACCAGCGCGGCCAGAAGGGCCGCCAGGACCGCCCATCGGCGCGGAGTCATGGTCTATCCGAAGTCCCGGAAATAAAGAAGCGCCGTTCCGAGGATCGCCAGAACGAGGACGGGCGGCGCGGCCCGCCCGGCCGCCTCCGCCAGCTCGCCGCCGGAAACGGCGTGGTCTTTGAGGAGCCACCGCGAAAAATCGAAATGGGAAAAATCGGGGACGAGCGCCAGCACCGTCCGCGAGATGCGGGTCGAAGCCTTGAGAACCCAGGGGGGCAGATCCTCGGCGGGTCGGACGCGCTCCTCGCGGCCCGGAGCCTCCCGAAGGGTGAACTCGACGTCCCTCGCGGCCTCCCGGATGAACCCGTGGGCCGATCCCACGAGATAGACGAGGATGCCGAGCAGGATGCTGACCGGAGCGGAGACCCACGTTGAAGCCGCCAGAGTCACCGAAAGGACGATCAGGGATTGCAGGAGCACGAGGGCCATCCCTCGCGCGAAGTTCAGCTCGAAGCTCGACGGCTTGCGGTAGAGAACGACCGACCGGGCGTCCCCGGCGATCATGCCGTCGGCGTCGGCGGACCGGAAGGTCAGCTCCAGCGTTCCCGCGGGCTCGACGAGATCCGCGGGCACTTCGAAGAGGCGTTCCTCGTTCGTGTTGGCCGGGATTCGAAGCTCCTCGGCCCGGCCCGACGCGGCCCGGGCGCGGACGTGAAGGAGTCCCGCCGAGCGATACGGGTCCGTGGGCGAGCCGATCGTCAGGCGCGCTTCGACCCGGAGGCGTTCGGGGAAGTCGGCGCGGTTCAAGCCGCGGAAGGTCCAGACGAGGACGGCCTCGTCCGCCGCCGCGGCCGCCAGGCGGCCCGGTTCGTCGGGGTGGGGGACGCCCCGCGCGTGGGTGAAGGAGGCGGCCCGTTCCCGCGGGTAGGCCACCAGGGGCGGGAAGTCCTTCCCCGAGGTCCAGGACACGACCCGAAGGAAGAACACCGTGACGGCGCCCAACGTCGCCACGAAGATCGCCAGGAGGAGCGCGAATCCCGCGAAGCGGCCGAGAAAGACGAGCCCTTTGGGGACGGGCTTGGTGACGACGAGAAAGATCCGCTTCTGTTCGAAGTCCCCGGGAAGCGAAAACCCCGCCAGAAAGAGGGCTACGATGGCGGTGAAGACCGCGGCCGCGCGGAGCGCCCAGATTTCCACGAGCCTCAAGCGCCCTTCCGGCGCCACGGAGGGGAAGAAGGCCACCGCGCTCAGGAGCGCCAAGGCGAAGAGGATGAGGACCGCGAACACCTTGCGGCGCCGCGCCTCCAGCAGGGTCATCGTCGCGATGGCCCAGAGCTGCGCCGCCCGGACGATCATGGCCGCGTTCCTTCCGGCGCGCCTCCGGACGGCTCCGCCTCCGGCCGCCGGTAGACCAGGCCGTCGCCGCTTTCCTGGACGGTGCGCAGGAAGACTTCCTCGAGGGTCTCCAGAAGCGGCTCGGCCCGGATCAGGGAGGCGCCTTCGGCGCGCGCGATCTCCTCGATCTTGCGCCGCGTCTCCTCCGACAGGTTCCGAAACGTCAGGCGCGTCAGGTCGCGCTGGACGAGGATGTCCCGGACCGCTCCGTAGACCTTGGTCTGTCCCTGATGGAGGATGGCGATGCGGTCGCAGATGTCCTGCACGTCGGCCAGGAGGTGGCTCGAAAGAAGCACGGTGGTGCCGCGCTTCTTGAGGTCCAGGATCAGGTCCTTCATCTGGCGGGACGAAATGGGGTCCAGGCCGCTGGTGGGCTCGTCCAGAATCACGACCTCCGGCTCGTTGATGAGGGCCTGGGCGAAGGACACGCGGCGGACCATGCCTTTGGAATACTCGCGCAGGGGCCGCCGGCGGGCGTGCTCGAGCCCGAACCGCCGGATGAGCTCGTCGGCGCGCCGGCGTCGCGTGGCGCGGTCCAGGTGAAAGAGCCGTCCGAAGAAATCCAGCGTCTCGTCCGCGTCGAGCCAGCGGTAGAGGTAGGATTCCTCGGGCAGGAACCCGAGGCGCGCCTTGACGGAGACGTCGTGGGGAGGCTTGCCGAGGATCCGCGCGGAGCCGGAGGTGGGGAAAATGAGACCGAGCAGCAGCTTGAAGGTGGTGGTCTTGCCGGAACCGTTGGGGCCGATCAGGCCGAAGACCTCTCCGCGCTCGATCGAGATCGAGAGCGAGTCCAGGCCCTTGTGCTTGGGACGGCCCCAGAAATCCTTGTAGACCTTGGTGAGCCGGTCGGTCTCGATGACGGCGGTCATGGCCCCCGTTCGCCCGACGAAAAAGGCCGCGAGGGGGGATTCCCCCGGCGGCCCGGCGCGCCGCGGCGCGACGTTAACGCAGGTTGGCTTCCTTCTGCAGCTTGCGCAGGAGCTGCCGCTCCTGGCGGCGGCGCTTCTCGCTGGGCTTCTCGTAGGAGGCCTTGCGCTTGATATCCCGGGTCAACCCTTCCTTCTCGCACGCCTTCTTGAAGCGTTTGAGGAGCTGGTCCAGGGACTCGTTCAACCGGGCCTTCACGCGGATCAAGTCTGCACCTCGCTTTTCAGGAACCGACCGGCGTCATTATAGCGGCCTCCGAAGCGCGGGCGCAACACTTTCACGACCGGACCCGGTCCCAGAGATGCCGGGCGAAGGACATCCGCTGCCGGATCTCCGCTTCCAGCGACGCGGGCGACGCGTATCCCATCGCGCGCACGAGCGTCCGGAACTCCCTTTCGGTGGCCGGGGGGATTCGGGCGTCCCCGGCATGGCCCCGGGCGGCCCGCAGGGCGTCGATCAGCCGGCGGAGGAAGAGATACGTTTCCGAAAGCCCGCGGGCTTCTTCCGCGCGCAGGTGTCCTCCCCGGGCCAGCCGCGCGATCGCCTCGAGCGTCCCGGGAACCCGCACGGAAGGATCGGCCGCGCCCGCCTCGATCTGGCGGGCCTGGACGAAGTACTCGACATCCACGAGCCCTCCGGGGCTGTACTTGGCGTCCGCGACCCCCGCGGGCACGAGCTCGGCCGCCTGCCGCCGCCGGAGGTGCAGGAGGTTGGCGTAGTCGAGCGGCCGGCCCGAGTAGACGAAGGCGTCGCGGGCTTCGACGAGCGCGCGGGTCAGGGCGGGAGGGCCGGTCACCGGGCGCAGCTTCACGAGCGCCAGGCGTTCGAACGGCCGGGCCGGGCCGTCCGGCGCGTAGTACGCCCGGAAGCCCGAAAGCGACGTCGCCCGCGAGCCCGCGTCTCCGTACGGCCGCAGGCGAAGATCGATCTGAAAGCTTCCTTCGCGCCGGGCGCGGATCGAAGCCACCAGCGTTCGGACGAGCTCCTGGAACCACGCGTCCGCCCCCTCCACGGAATCGTCGTAGACGAACACGAGATCGAGATCCGACGTCAGGCCGAGCTCGCGGCCGCCGAACTTTCCGAGCGCCGCCACGCTCCCGGCGGCCCCCCGCGGAGGGCGCATCCGCGCGCGCAGTTTCCTCGCCGCTTCCGCGAGCGCGCGCTCCACGACCGCGTCCGCGAGGTCGGAGAGCGACTCCATGAACTCCGGGAATCCGCACCGGCCGGTGATGTGGCGCACGTCCAGGCGGAACATCTCGCGGTCCTTGAAGTCGTTGAGACGCTCCAGCGCCTCGTCGGGGTCCCGGGCCCCGGCGAGCGCCCGGGCGAGGTCCCGCCTCAGGCGCGCGCGCGACGTCCTGCGCTCCAGCGCGGGGACGTTGCGCACCACGGGGAAGAGATTCTCGTGCTGGACGAGGAGAAAGTCCTCCCAGAGAAACCGGCTCACGCCGAGGAGCGCGGCGATGGTGGAGAGGACCGACGGAGATTCGAGATCGCGGACCTCGCGGACCCAGTCCGGCCGGGCGAAGATCTGGTGGAGGAGCGCGGTGAACTGGCGCAGCGCCTGGGCGGGATCCGGCGAGCGCGGCAGGAGCTGCATGAACTGCTGGACGAGCGCGGCGGCCACGCCGAGCGCGTCCGACGCCCGAGGGCCTTCGATCCGCCGTCCCTCAAGGTCGGTGACCCAGAAGGTGTCGTAGACCTCGTCTTCGAGCGTGCGGATGACGGCGCGCTCGACGCGCAGGCGCAGGGCCGAAAGGGCCGTGGCGAACTCGAAGAGGAATCCGAGGGTATCGGGGGCGCGAAGCTGGAGTTCCGTCTCGCGCGCGGAGGGATCGTTTCGCAGCTCGATCCGCAGGCCGCCGGAGGGACGTTCGGGACCGGCCTGCGCGCGCGCCGTCTCGCCCACCCGGTCGATCACCCGGTCGAGGGCGCCCTGGGCGTCGCCCGCCAGGGCCTGGCCGACCCGCTCGGCCAGGTCGCGGCGGAACGCGTCCCAGAAGTCGGGCGGCGCGTCGTCGGGAAGGGCGACCTCGAAGAGGGCCAGGGTTTTCCGGCCCACGTCGCGGGGCCGCCGGGTTTGCGGAGAGGTTTCCAGGCGGGCGAAGTCGCCGCTTTCGATGTTGGCCCGGCGGGCGGCCAGGAGGCCCGAGACGAGCGCGAGCAGTCCGGGCGGATCGGCGGCGGCCGCCGCCACCGTCCAGCGCCTCCCGGCTCCCTTCCAGGCGCGCACCTCCAGGTCTTCGGGGCGTTTCACGGCGGCCAGGGCGTCCGCCGCGC harbors:
- a CDS encoding ABC transporter ATP-binding protein, coding for MTAVIETDRLTKVYKDFWGRPKHKGLDSLSISIERGEVFGLIGPNGSGKTTTFKLLLGLIFPTSGSARILGKPPHDVSVKARLGFLPEESYLYRWLDADETLDFFGRLFHLDRATRRRRADELIRRFGLEHARRRPLREYSKGMVRRVSFAQALINEPEVVILDEPTSGLDPISSRQMKDLILDLKKRGTTVLLSSHLLADVQDICDRIAILHQGQTKVYGAVRDILVQRDLTRLTFRNLSEETRRKIEEIARAEGASLIRAEPLLETLEEVFLRTVQESGDGLVYRRPEAEPSGGAPEGTRP
- the rsfS gene encoding ribosome silencing factor — encoded protein: MAVACAKVCEDKKATDVVILDLRKLTFIADYFVVCSASNERQARAMTEELRATMKEKGVRERGIEGVRDARWIVQDFGDFVVHIFHEDHRGFYDLEGLWADAPRVRWKRAAARP
- a CDS encoding sodium:proton antiporter, whose amino-acid sequence is MITALASEQAPPTWTVFPFAAFLLVIAITPLFFGHFWEKNRNKLLLAVLASLPVLGYLLFRAEHGGEWLHHSLREYVAFIALLASLFIISGGVYLRGSLAGTPAVNTSLLGVGAILASFIGTTGASMLLIRPLLRANEKRARRVHLVIFFIFIVSNGAGMLTPLGDPPLFLGFLRGVPFFWTLQLLLPWLLVNGILLALFYVLDSVLRSKEGIPNSSAGEIREPLRVEGGLNFLWLLGVIGVIYVMGKYGHAISPHHDVQAAVQVGGMLAMAALSLALTPRPVREANRFGWHPIIEVAALFIGIFITMVPALKFLEAKGASGEIQLTRPWQFFWMTGALSSFLDNAPTYLTFATLATGVVNKLTGAALSAENLGALAAHPLGASFLKAVSCGAVFMGANTYIGNGPNFMVKAIAEENGVRMPSFFGYMLWSCGILLPLFGLVTLLFFRS
- the argS gene encoding arginine--tRNA ligase yields the protein MNVEELWSDAVRDAARALWGAEIPGPALEPPSDPRFGDAATSVPLRLARSLKRPPRELAEALAAELRRRGLPGLARVEAAGAGFVNLAASAEFYHGELRRILEEGPRYGRSALGGGRRVLVEHCSANPTGPLHIAHGRQAAVGDSLANILDFAGFRVTREFYVNDTGNQIEMLGRSLLWRLTDAPEPPDPNCYRGDYVKALARELAAQGGPVDLERAKRFGKDRLLEEIRRDLEAFRVRYDVWTSEEALHKSGKVEEVLNFFESWGLTYRKDGAVYLKTSEYGDTEDRPIVKTDGSYVYRLPDMAYHRDKFQRGFDILVDLWGPDHHAHIATMRAGLKMLNFNLVAPDQVRPSPSDTPETRPVAFEVLIVQHCRLLEGGREIKMSKRAASYVTLRELLDEVGVDAARFFFVMRKASSPLDFDLDVARRQSLDNPVYYAQYAHARIGSIYRKGIEEGKVDPADLRDGLWAGRFDPARIGPDEIELLKTARAFRRRVELAARDLDPAVIADFLRELSGAFQRYYEYGNRDASRRVLHDDEEVRRARLAASAAVQQVLRNGFGLLGLSAPERM
- the rpsU gene encoding 30S ribosomal protein S21 — translated: MKARLNESLDQLLKRFKKACEKEGLTRDIKRKASYEKPSEKRRRQERQLLRKLQKEANLR